The genome window ACATCCCGTGGCAAAGCGCATTGCTCAATGAGATCGAATTCAAACCCCGGCGAATCAAACCCCGTACAAGAGACTGTGATTAAATGGGTGACCTGCTCCGACGGGCAATTTGCATCTGCCATAGCCTTCCTCGCGACCGAAACAGCTAGGGCCGAAGCGTGACGGGCATAATAAACCATTCTTTCCGCCGTCGATGGGGGTGAGCCCAGTGGCCGGCCTTCCTCATCCTGGTAAAGTGCAAATTGCGCGGCATCAGGATCGAGCCCTTCTTTGAGGACGACAAAATGGCGTTTATCAATGCGTGTACCATAATAACGCTCGGCTAATTTACCGGATTCATTTTCTTCCCCAGCAAATGCCCGTGCCAGCTCCATGGCACGTTTCTGGGTACAAAAAAGGGTTGGCACTTGACATGCCAACCCTTTAACAACAACAACTAACTGATTTGAGTTTTGACTCAAAAAAATCCTCTTATGGCTTTGGAGCCGGGGCACCCTGCGGAGCATTTTGATTTTGCACAGCCTGAATCTTAAAATCGGCCACGATCTGGCGGGCGGCAGTATTTGTGGCGGCCATACTCAAAAGGTCCTGGCTGATGGCGATCATGGTGTTATTTAGGGCCTCTGCTTGTGGCATGACATTGGTCAGCTCGACATTGGCACTTTTAATCATTCCACGCTGGGTGATGATTGTACGAAATTGAAGCCCGTAAACAATCAGAAGGGCGACCAAGATAATCAAAATCGCTGTAAAAGGTGTGTATTGTTTTTCCGTTTGGCGGATAAAATTTTCTTCGCTCATAAAATTCCTCTTTGATAAAATATTTTAATGGATTAGCCGTGTTTTATTTTACCCATAAATCATGGATAGGTTTTTGTGCTTCCATCGGCATTGGGGACACTGACTTTCAGGCCGTATTTGGTCAAAATTTGTTTCATCGAGGCATCATTATCGGAGGCTTGGGCGATCCGGAGGGAGATCTGCCTTAATAACACCTCGGATTGGCGGGCCATTTGGACCGTCTGCTGCCCATTAGACACCTGACGGCTCATATTCTGGGCACTATTTGCAAGTAATAGGCTGGCTAAGATAAGCACTGCTAATATTGCACTGAGGATATTCAGCGTTAACCATTGGATAAAGTTCATATGAGTTTTTTACGATTGTTATCGATTATTGTGTGTTACTCATTCTCAAACAGCACCTTCAAGAAAAAGTTTCTCGGCGAGTCGTAAATTATTTTCAATACAGTTCGGCACCGAAATCCCACCCACCGCATTCCCGCTGAAATGCAGGCCTGAGTAGGACTTCTCCAAACCCTCTATCGAGCTGAGAAAACGGTCATAATCATCCTCATACTGGGGAATCGCCTTTGCCCAGCGTTTAATCTTTACAAACTCTTCACTGCCTTTGATTTGCAATAATCCCGAAAGCTCTTTGAGAACGATTTTCCTTATCTCATCATCACTCAAATCCATTATATCCTGATCCAGTCTCCCTCCGATAAAAACGGTTAGTAAGACTTTGCCTTCGGGCGCGCGTCCGGGGAAAAGACTCGAAGAAAAAAGGGTTCCCAGAATCCGGATACCTAACCCCCGCCGGATCAGAACCCCAAAACCATCCAAGGCATGGGCGATTTGCTCCCGGTCAAAACCCAAATGCACCGCCACCATGGGGACATAAGGGATCGAACTTAAATTTTTCGCAGGGGAATCCAATAGGGGGGCCAGGATTTTTTGGGTCGTGGGCACTGGGGTGGTAAAAACGATTTTTTCCGCAGAGACCGATCCTTGCGGGGATAAGATCAGATAACCCTTTGCCCCGTCTTTTTGAATCGTGATCTCGCCGAATCCTGTCAGGACCGAACCCGCCAATTCCCCGCTGAGGGATCCAATCAAAGCCGCTAATCCATTCTCCCAAGAGATCAGGCGTCGCTGAACTCTTTCACCTTTCGGAATCCGTTTTTTCTGGAATATCCCCCGGACAATACTCCCACTTTCGCGTCCTATTTTCCATAACGAAGGAAAAGCATGTCGCATGACCAACCGGTGCGGATCACCCGCGTAAACTCCTGATACGAACGGCCCGACAAGTTCCGTGGTGAGCTCATCCCCGAAATGCCGGTTAAAAAATCCGGCGACGGATTCATTTGGATCAATATTGGGCCGGGCAAAGATATCCCCAAAAATCTTGATTTTCCCTTTCAGTGAAAGGAATGGACTCGTGACCGCTTCCAAAGGGCTCCCCGGTAAAGCGAGCAATTTGCCCTCATGCACGATAAAACGTTTCCGTGCTGAGTCCCCGGCAGTCAATGCAGACTGGAGTAACCCCCTCCTTTCTAGAAAATCCGACACGACTTTCGAA of Verrucomicrobiota bacterium contains these proteins:
- the hemG gene encoding protoporphyrinogen oxidase, which produces MNNVNIQKTYVAVIGAGVSGLTLGVALKQKGVDTLVLESTGRLGGSIESVKESGYLCEMGPNTLMLGSKVVSDFLERRGLLQSALTAGDSARKRFIVHEGKLLALPGSPLEAVTSPFLSLKGKIKIFGDIFARPNIDPNESVAGFFNRHFGDELTTELVGPFVSGVYAGDPHRLVMRHAFPSLWKIGRESGSIVRGIFQKKRIPKGERVQRRLISWENGLAALIGSLSGELAGSVLTGFGEITIQKDGAKGYLILSPQGSVSAEKIVFTTPVPTTQKILAPLLDSPAKNLSSIPYVPMVAVHLGFDREQIAHALDGFGVLIRRGLGIRILGTLFSSSLFPGRAPEGKVLLTVFIGGRLDQDIMDLSDDEIRKIVLKELSGLLQIKGSEEFVKIKRWAKAIPQYEDDYDRFLSSIEGLEKSYSGLHFSGNAVGGISVPNCIENNLRLAEKLFLEGAV